From Nitrospinota bacterium:
TACTTGATTGTGGATACGGCTTCGCGGATGCGCGTGTCGTCGGTGACTTTGCCGTTTTCCACCGGGACGTTGAAGTCCACCCGGATGAAAACTTTCCTGCCTTTGAGTTCAACATCTTCGATGGACAGTTTGTCCATGGACGCCCCTCCCCCATTCACCCCGGCCGCCAAAAGGGCCGGGGGCGTGTCTTAACGTATGGTCAGATACCCTTCGAGACGATGTACTTTATAAGGTCGCGCACGCGGCACGAATAGCCCCACTCGTTGTCGTACCAGGAAAGCACCTTCACCGTCCGCTTCTCGATGACGCGGGTCTCGATCGAGTCGAAAATCGACGAGGCCGGGTTGCCGTTAAAGTCCTTGGATACCAGCGGCTCGTCGCAATACTCCAGTATCCCTTTCATCGGCCCATCGGCGGCGGACTTCATGGCGGCGTTGATTTCCGCCGGGGTCGTGTCCTTCTCTGTAAGGCAGGTCAAGTCCACCAGCGACACGTTGGGGGTGGGCACGCGGATGGACAGGCCGTCGAGTTTCCCCTTCAACTGAGGCAGCACAAGCGACACCGCCTTTGCCGCGCCAGTGGAGGTCGGTATCAGCGACAGAGCCGCGGCGCGGGCGCGGCGAAGGTCCTTGTGCGGCAGGTCGAGTATCCTCTGGTCGTTGGTGTAGCTGTGAATGGTGGTCATCAGCCCGTTGACCAGGCCGAAGCTGTCCATCAACACCTTGGCCACCGGCGCAAGGCAGTTTGTGGTGCACGAGGCGTTGGAAAGCACGTGGTGCCTGGCCGGGTCGTATTTGTCTTCGTTGACACCCATGACCACCGTGATGTCCTCTTCCTTGGCGGGGGCGGAGATCACCACTTTTTTCGCCCCGGCTTCCAGATGCTTGGCCGCGTCCGCCCGCTTGGTGAAAAGCCCCGTGGACTCCACCACCACACTCACTCCCATCTCTTTCCACGGCAGTTTGGACGGGTCTCTCTCCGCGGTGATCCTCACCTTGGCCCCGTCAACGGTCAAGGCGTTCTCCTCCGCCTTCACGTCATGGGGAAATACTCCGAAAGTGGAGTCGTATTTCAAAAGATGGGCGAGGGTCTTGGCGTCCGTGATGTCGTTCACCGACACAATCTGAATATCCGGATTGCCCATGCAGGCCCTGAAAAAGTTCCGTCCGATCCTTCCGAATCCGTTGATTCCAACCTTAACGGCCATGACAGTTTCTCCTCCCCTGTATAATTTTTGGGATCACCAATTCCCGTTGGCTCTTGTTTACCGTACTTAGGAAATTAAAAGTATATTCCCATCTGGGGCCAAGTCAACGCCAAACGTCAAACTCCCGGCGTCCCTTTAAACCGGTTTTACAACGGGTTTTGTTGACTATCATAAGGTAATGTGTTATCTTGACGCGCATGAGTGAAAAAAGGATGGCAAGGATTTTTGCGCCCCTGACGCTGGCCCTGGTTCTTTCTTTGGCCGGAATAGGGAACGCCATGCCCAACTACGCTAGATCGCCGGGTGTGTCCTGCTTTAGCTGCCATTCCCGGATTTCATCCGGCCCGGCCAGCCCCGTGGCGCAGTTTGCGTCCGATGAAATATCCGGCGGAAGCACTCTATATGTCGCTCCGTTGACCAATGGCAAGCTTAAGGCAGGCCTGGCCATACACAAGGACAAGGCAGACCAGACCTGGGCCGGATTCGCGTCCGACAACGGGTTTGCAACTTCCGGCGTCTCCGGTGAAAGGGGTAAATCGTCGTCCGGCGGTTCCATGCTTTCCGGTCTTTCCGGTTTTATCTCCGGGGAGAAATTTTACGCCGCCCTCGGTTTTATCGGCCGCAAGACCGGCTTTTTGGACTCTGAAACCGCCGCCGACACCGGATTGTGGTATCGCGTTGGTTACGCCCCCCAATTTGGCCCTGTCAACCTGGACATGGGCCTGTTCGGCGACGCGGCGGACATGAAGAATTTCTCCCCTTCGCGCATTTCCGATATTTATAACGGATTGGGGAACAAAAACGGCGTGGTGGGGCTGGACGCGGGAGCGCAGGGCTCCATTGGTGATGATGTGTCCCTGAGCCTGAAGGCGGTATACCTTAACTCGGGCGATCCCCTTCTCAAGGACAGAGCTTATTACACCGACGGGAGCAACGGGTTCGGAGCCGCCGCCAGGATAGGCATTGGCAAGAGCTTTGGCGTGAGCGCCGCTTATCACACCTACATGGGCAAGACCGGGGAATCATCTTACAGGCAGGACGCCGCCACGATCGGGGCGGACTATAACGTGTCCGGCAAGGTCACCTTGAAGTCGCAATACACCTCATACGGGCTGGACAAGAACGCGCTGACCGGGCAGGACGGCGGCGCATTCTCCATATTGCTCATCTCCGGATTCTAGATTCCACCCTGCCGGGTCACTCTTTTTTCTGGCAGCGGCAGGCCGCGCAGCACACACCGCCCATCACAACCGCCACAACGATCCATTGGACCAGCAGCCGCATGAAATCCAGCTTGATGCCATAGCTTGCCGCCATCTGCTGGCTTGCTCCGGCCAGCTTTATCCCCATCTGGCCCAGGACGGAGGCCTGGATCGAGTCCGCCGAACTGAAAATAAAAGCGTGCCCCCCCGGCGCCGTCACGCCGCCAGCAGGCCCCCATGTCACCATCCATGGCGGGAACAATCCCATCAGCGCGATAACGGCTATCCCGGCCCAAATCATCATCGAGTGTTTACGGCCCATGACACCCTCCATTTTTTATGACACGTTGCTGACAGTGTATCCGGCGCGGACGACCGCGTCCCGGAGCATCTCGTCCGTCACTTTCGCCTCGTCCAGGTCCACCAGGGCGTTCTTCGCCTCAAGGCTCACCTGGGCGTCCATCACTCCGTCAACCTTCTTTAAGGTCTCCTCCACCCAGCTGGCGCAATGGCCGCAGTTCATCCCTTCTATGCCCACCTTTTTTGTTATCACCGATCAGGCCTCCAGCTCATCGCGTCCCGTTTTTTCCAAAATGGCGATCTATCTTGCGACCGATCCCAAAGGTATCCTCACGTTTTCAACCGCTGTGACCACCGGCGCGTAGACCAGATGGGCATCGGCGGACACCGACACATTCCCCGTAAAGGCGCCGGTGAACATGAACCGCACCTGCCTTTTCTCCTTGGACTTCAAGGATGTGTTCTCCAGCATCTTGTGCCCCCCCACGCATGCGTCCCCGCCGGGGCCGATGGGGGCGCCGGTGACGGAGGCGATCTTCTTGCCGAGGGTCTTGCGCTGCGTCTCGCTCCTGCCGGACGAGTCCCTTACCGTCACCTCGATCACAAGCTCGCGCGGCTGGGTCCCGGTGGGGATGGAATGGCCCGCGCGCACGTTGGTGGCGTTCACGTCCACAATGTACCTGTCTCCCTTGGACTGGCCTGCCCGTGCGATCTCAAGTTTCACCGCCCCTTTCATCCGCTCCAGGTCATGGGACAGGCTGTGGTCGTGATAATTGACGGACGAAGCCTTGGAGGCGGCGGTCTTGCCTGATACGGGGGGCATATGGCACCCTTGGCACTGGACACCCTCTTTTGCGTAGTCCGACGCTTTCCATTCGCTGTATGTGGTGGCGGTCTTCATGCCATGGACGCTTGTTATCTCGTGGCACGGGGCGCACATTTCCGACTTGTTGAACCAGTTGGCGTAGGCCGCCGAATGTGCAGGGGACTTCGCGTCCTTGAGCGACGCCCTCTTTTTGCCGGATGGATCCAGCTTGAAAGGCTGCGAAGATCCCGGGTCCACGCTTTCAACGGAGTGGCAGAAATCGCAGGTCACACCCTCTGCGGTGACCGGCTGGGCCACGTCCATGTCGCGCATCGGCGCGGCCAGCGGGGCATGGCATTTAAGGCAGCTTTCCCTGGCGGCCCCTTTTGTCTCAAGATACGCCTTTGAATAGGCGAGCTGGAATATCGGATTGGAATACGAGAGTGAGTGGAGCGACCTGCCGAAGCTTGAATAGATGTCCTTGTGGCACTCGCCGCAAGTCTTCGAGCTTGAAAATCCGTGGCCGTCCTGTTTCCCTTCAGCCGCCTTGGCGGGCGTGGCCCCAAACGCCATTGATAATGCCGCCGCAAGGCAAAGGAAAAGCATGCGGACATTTGAGGTCTTGCGAACGGACTCCGATAAAACCATTTTTCCCGCACCCCCTTTTGATGTGTCCTGAGAACATCCGTCCGGCGGAGGCAGACGTTACAGGTCCCGCCGCCGCGCCAAGGCAATTATTACACAACTTGGGGGGAATTGTCCCGCGCGGCGCCCTGCTGGCCTGGTTCGGCTCTTTTATATTCGGCCTGGATTCAAAACCCCGGATCAGGAACAGAGCGCCATGTACCCTCCCCTGGGAGCGCGGGCGTTCGCTGTGGCCGCGCCACCTTGCCCGCAACAAGGTAATGGAGCCTCGAAGGTTCCGTTAACATGAAAAGGAATTGATATGCCGGCAGGATTTAATGCATATGCCATGACCGAA
This genomic window contains:
- the gap gene encoding type I glyceraldehyde-3-phosphate dehydrogenase, which encodes MAVKVGINGFGRIGRNFFRACMGNPDIQIVSVNDITDAKTLAHLLKYDSTFGVFPHDVKAEENALTVDGAKVRITAERDPSKLPWKEMGVSVVVESTGLFTKRADAAKHLEAGAKKVVISAPAKEEDITVVMGVNEDKYDPARHHVLSNASCTTNCLAPVAKVLMDSFGLVNGLMTTIHSYTNDQRILDLPHKDLRRARAAALSLIPTSTGAAKAVSLVLPQLKGKLDGLSIRVPTPNVSLVDLTCLTEKDTTPAEINAAMKSAADGPMKGILEYCDEPLVSKDFNGNPASSIFDSIETRVIEKRTVKVLSWYDNEWGYSCRVRDLIKYIVSKGI
- a CDS encoding heavy-metal-associated domain-containing protein — translated: MTKKVGIEGMNCGHCASWVEETLKKVDGVMDAQVSLEAKNALVDLDEAKVTDEMLRDAVVRAGYTVSNVS